Within Pelorhabdus rhamnosifermentans, the genomic segment TTCAGGTCAACTGCCTGTTTTTCCAGCAACTGGTGAATTTGCTGTTGGCGGTATTGAAGGTCAAACTAAGCAATCTCTGGAAAACCTGAAGGCAATATTAGTAGCGGAAAGTCTGTCTTTTGATAATGTTGTAAAAACAACGGTATTTCTCAAAGATATGAATGATTTTGTTGCTATGAATAATGTGTATGCAAAATATTTCATTAAAGATTGTCCTGCCAGAGCTTGTATACAGGTTGCTAAATTGCCTAAAGATGCCTTGGTGGAGATTGAACTAGTTGCCGTGTGTTAAATATGGATAAGCAAACAGACTTGCATTTATTGCAAGTCTAGTTTGCTTTCACGTGAAAGGTATATCAACATTTCACTTGGTGTCTATAAGTCTGAATAATAGAGGCGTAGTAAAATATGATACAAAATACATTTAAATTTAGAATCATAGGACTACTTGTAGCGTTTTCTTTTTTGTCAGCAGCAGTAATTGGTGGAGTTAGTTCCTATATGAATGTTAGTGCAACTAAAGAGAACATTTTCAGTAGCAATCAAACCATTGCAACACAAATTTCTTATGAAATTGAGCGATTTATGGACGACAATGCTCAGCTAATCAAAACATTGTCTTTGTCACCGACTGCTTATTCGATGGATGCAACCAAACTAGGTGAATTGCTTAGGATTGCACAAAAAAACAATCCGGAATTCCAAACAATTTATGCTATGAATGCGGCTGGAATGCAAATTGCCAAAACATCATCAACGACTATGAACAATAAAGTCAACGCAGATTATTTTAAAAAAGGGATGGCTGATAATCTCTATTTTTCGGATGTGTACATATCAGCAGTGTCAAAAACACCGACAATTACAATTTCTACGCCAATTAAAGATCCAAACGGAAAAATTCTGGGTGTGTTAGCTGGTGATATAAGTCTCGAGAGCATTTGGAAAATTACGGAGCGGACCAAGATTGGTAAATCAGGTTATATTGATATTGTAGACAGCAAAGGAGGGTTAATTGCCCATCCTGACAAAGAAAGAGTTATCAAAAATGAAAGTATTAGCCAAGAAAACTACGTGCAAAGGGTCATATCTGGAAATAACGGCAATGCAGAAACTATGTCATCAGTCCAAATTGAATCGTTAATTGCTTTTTCTCCTATCAAAACTTACAATTGGGGAGTAATTACGTATTTACCTACAAGTGAATTTACTGGCAATATGAAGCGTGCTTTACTGATTATGGCAGTCTTAATGTTGCTTGCCATAATTATAGCGGTTGCTACAGCTATTTATGTAGCTGGAAATATGACCAAACCGCTTAATCGACTAGTGAATGCTGCTGATAAAATTGCTGGCGGTGATTTGAGTCAGAAAATACAAGTTTCTGGTATGCTTGAAATTAATCAATTGGCAGTATCACTTGAAAAAATGCGTGAAGATTTGAAGAATATTATTCATGAAATTATGACCTCAGCCGGACATGTTTTATCAGCTTCTGAGCAGCTTTCAACTAACACAGAGCAGTCAGCTCAGGCTACGGGAATGGTGGCTGATACAATAACTGAGTTGGCTAAAGGTTCTGATAAACAGGTTTCTGCAATTGGAACCACTTCTTCTGTGGTGGAGCAAGTATCAGGCGGGATTCAAAAAGTATCGGAAAATGCTAACAATATGACGGTCATAGCTGACCAGGCAGCATTAGCAGCGCAAGATGGCGGAAAATCAGTTGAGACTGTCATGAAGCAGATGAGTGTTATTGAAAAAACAGTGACTAATTCGGCAGAGTCTGTAATGAGACTTGGTCAGCGTTCTCAGAAAATTGGTCAGATTGTAGAAACGATTTCCGGTATTGCTGGGCAAACTAATTTATTAGCGCTAAATGCTGCTATAGAGGCAGCAAGGGCTGGTGAACAAGGCCGTGGTTTTGCTGTAGTAGCCGAAGAAGTACGTAAATTAGCTGAACAGTCTCAGGGAGCGGCTAAGCAAATTGCCGAATTAATTATTGAAGTTCAGACAGAGACAGAAAAAGCAGTTATTGCAATGAATGATGGGACTCAGGAGGTTAAGGTGGGCAGTGAAGTGGTTCATACTGCAGGACAGGCCTTCGGAAAAATTGTCAATTTAGTCGAGCAGGTATCAGGACAAGTCAAAGATATTTCAGCAGCGATGCAACAAATGGCCTCGGAAAGTGAAATTATTGTAGATTCGATCCATGATATTGATTTGGTCAGTAAAGCGGCATCTGGGCATACCCAAACAGTATCGGCTACTAGTGAAGAACAAGCAGCATCTATAGAGGAAATCTCCAGTGCTAGCCAAGCCTTAGCAAAAATGGCAGAAGAACTGCAAGACACAGTCAAAAAGTTTAAAATATAATGGGCGGTTGTGTTCATGAATGAGTATCGGTAGCTAATGAAGAGCAGGCGGCTTCTATGAAAGAAAAATCAGTCGCCTGCCAATCTTAAGCCAAAAAGGCGAAAGAACTGTAGGACTTCGTAAAAAAATATTGTATAATTTTGTAAGATGAATGGGAGGATTACCATGGCAAAACTGTCTGTTGGCGATAAAATGCCGAATTTTAAATTTAATACAGCCTATGAGACAGGCAAAACGATAGAGGCTGTTCTTAAAGGAAAAGTGAGAACCGTTTTTTGGGTATTGCGTTACATCGGTTGCCCAACCTGCCGTTATGATATCCATCTGATGGCAACGCGCTATCAGGAATTTCTTGACCTAGATACTCAGATTTTTGTCGTAATGCAGAGTGATTCGGCCAATGTAAAGGAGAGCTTGCAGGATTCCGGTCTGCCTTTTGAAATAATTTGCGATACCAATATGGAGATTTATCGTAAGCTTGAGATTCCTGCTACGTCCTGCAAGGAGGAACGGATGCCCACGCTTCCGGAAGACCTTGCTAAATTGGAGGAGAAAAGAAAAAGGGTTAAGGAATTGGGTTTGGTGCATGGAAAGTACGAGGGAAATGAGCAGCAACTTCCCGCTTTGTTTGTGACGGAAGAGGATGGCACGGTACGTTATGTCCATTATGCCAAGAATAGCATTGATATGCCTACTGTGGATGAGATGTTGACATTATTAAAGGAATATAATTAAAGAAGTAAAAGAAGCCGGAACTGCTACAAGCGGCTTCTTTTCTATTTTGACATGAGAACTTTACTTTTCAATATTAGAAGTTTTTGCTGCATAATTTGTTAGATATTCAACAAATGCTTTTACGGCGGATAGCTCCAATGATGTTGCCTGATAGATTAACCACGTTTTTCTTATTAAAGGGGTTCCATTGGTCCACTGTAATTCACGGGTATAAAGCTGATCATGTTGTCTCAATCCGATAGCAGGCAATATGGCCCAACCAAGGCCATGGATAACCATTTGGCGACAAGTATCCATACTATCTACTTCCATAGAAATGTAGGGAGGACAAGAAAAAGATTGGCGCCACCATTTTTCAATAAGGATTTGTAGTGTAGAGTCTGTTTCATAGTTTATGCGTGGCTGCTTAGGCAAGTTGTAAAAGCTAATGGGATGCTTTGATACCAAGCAGATGGGTTCTTCACGCAGTAAATGTTTTTCTTCATGCCCCACATAATCACCGCGAATAATCGCAAGTGAAATTTCTTCTTTTTGTATTAAGCGATTAATTTTGTGGCTTAAACCAGTTTTAAGCGAGATTTCTACCTCAGGATAGCGAGTCAGAAAGCCTTTGAGTAGTCGTGGCAGTTCATAATGAGCATAAATAGAAGAACATCCTAAATGTAATGTACCTTGTACTTTATTTTCCATGTTTTTAATATTTTCTTTTGTTTTTTGCAATTTTATTAACATTTCTTTCATGTAGGACAGGAGATATTCCCCTTGAGGGGTCACTAAAATGCCATTTGGATTTCTCATGACAAGATTTGCGCCAAATTCTTTCTCAAGATTTTTTAGTCGGTAAGTAATGGCTGGCTGCGACATATAAAGACGCTCAGCAGCTTTGGTAATGTTTTTTTCTTCGAAAATAGTTTTTAAAATAATCCAATCTTTATCATCCATTGGTATCACCTTTACTTTTTAAGATAAAAAAAAATTATCGACTTTAATAAAATTAAAATATTTTATTTATTGAGTTTATTATACTATAATTTTGTTAAAGTTCAAATAATTATGGGATTATTGTTTATTCAATGTATTAAGGTGTAGGGTTGATCGTTGTTTTAATTCTAGAATGAAAAAAGGAGATTTATCATGGGTAAAAATTTATTTGAAAAAATTATTGCTTCACATTTAGTGTCAGGTACTATGACACCAGGCAGTGAGGTTGGCATTCGGATTGATCAGACGCTTACGCAGGATGCTTTAGGGACAATGGCTTATCTTCAATTTGAAGCGATGGGAGTTTCGACTGTAAAGACCCAGTCAGTTTCCTATGTGGACCACAATACGTTGCAGGACGGCTTTGAAAATGCCGATGATCATCGTTATCTTCAGACTGTTGCCGATAAACATGGTATTTTATATTCAAAAGCAGGTAACGGAATTTGCCATCAGGTTCACTTGGAACGGTTCAGCCGCCCCGGTATTACTCTTATTGGCTCTGACAGTCACACACCCACTTCCGGTGCAGTCGGTATGGTTGCCATGGGAGTAGGCGGGATGGATGTTGCGGTGGCCATGGCAGGAGGGGCTTTCTTTTTCAGTTATCCCAAGGTGATTCGCGTGAATTTGTATGGAGAATTGCAGCCCTGGGTTTCGGCCAAAGATATTATTTTAGAAATGCTTCGCACTCTGACAACAAAAGGTAATGTCGGCACAGTTGTCGAGTATGCTGGACCAGGCTTAGCTCAATTGACAGTGCCGGAGCGTTCGACAATCACCAATATGGGGGCAGAACTCGGTGTTACGACATCTATTTTTCCCAGTGATGAACTGACTAGAACATTTTTTAAAGCGCAAGGTCGTGAAGACGATTGGTGTGAATTAGGGCCTGATAAAGATGCTCATTATGATCGTGTCATTGATATTGATTTAGCGACGCTTGTGCCAAGTGTAGCCTGTCCTCATTCACCTGACAATGTTCGTACGATTCGTCAAATAGCTGGTCTAAAGGTTGACCAAGTATTAATTGGCAGCTGTACTAACTCCTCTTATCGTGATGTCATGATGGTAGCATCTATGCTTAAAGGCAAACATATTCATCCTCATGTCAGTCTGGGGATTGCACCAGGCAGTAAACAAGTCTTATCGATGATTGCCAAAAACGGTGCACTGAGCGATCTTGTTGCTGCTGGAGCACGTATTTTGGAAAGCACTTGTGGATTTTGCGTAGGCTGTGGGCAAGCACCGCAGACGCATGCTGTATCCCTTCGTACAAATAATCGCAATTTTGAAGGACGAAGCGGTACCAAAGATGCTCAGGTATATTTGGTGAGTCCGGAAACAGCCGTAGCCGCGGCTCTTAATGGTGTTGTAACTGATCCGCGTGATTTGAATCTTCCTTATCCTAAAATCGTTTTGCCGCCTATCTATGATATTGATGACAGCATGATTATTAAACCGTCCAATGATTTAGTAGTTGACGTATACCGTGGTCCCAATATTGGTGATCCACCGAAAAATACAGCTATGCCAACAGACTTAAAGGCGAAAGTAGCGATTAAAGTGGGCGATAAAATTACAACAGATCATATTATGCCTGCCGGTCCATTTTTGAAATACCGTTCAAATGTTCCGAAGTATAGCAATTATGTATTCTATCATATGAATCCGGAGTTTCCGGCCAAATGCCGAAATAACCGTGAACAAGGATTTGCCTCGATAATTGTAGCCGGTCTTAGTTATGGTCAGGGCTCATCACGTGAACATGCCGCATTGTGTCCTATGTATTTGGGAGTAAGAGTACTGTTAGCCAAGAGTGCCGAACGTATTCATTCAGCCAATTTGATTAATTTTGGCATACTTCAACTTACTTTTGTTGATGAGGCGGACTACGACCGCATCGATGTTGACGATGAATTGACGATTGACAACATTCATGAGGCAGTCAAGCAGGAAATCGTAATTGTGCGCAATGTTACAAAGGGGCTTGATATGAAAACTTCTTGCAATCTTACACCGCGTCAACGGGATATTGTGTTAAGCGGCGGATTGTTAAATTATACAAGTAAAGCCAAATAGTGAAGGAATGAGAGAATACATGGATTTGTTTATTGTTTTTAAGAGCATTATTAAGGCTGGGCCGACGGTTTTGCTTCCGATAGTTATTTTTCTATTTGCCGTTTGTTTTCGACTATCTATAGGCAAGGCAATACAAAGTGCATTAACTGTTGGCGCTGCTTTCGCAGGCTTGAAGTTAGTTATTGAGTTTTTGGCAAAAAGTTTAGGTCCTGCAACAAAAGCGATGGTTACACATATGGGCGTTCAATTGAATGTGATTGATATGGGTTTTGCCACAGTAGCTGCCATTGGCTGGAGCTCGCCTATTGTGCCCTTGATGGTTTTAGCACTTCTAGGGACGAACATTGCTTTATTGCTGCTCAATAAGACGAATACCTTAACTGTTGATATTTGGAATTATCATCATGCTCTCACTGTTGGTACTTTCGTTTACTTTGAGACAGACAACGTGACTGTTGCTGTGGCAGCAGCTGCTTGTACAGGGATGTTTGTGTATAAAATGGCGGACTGGGCTTCTCCCCTCGTAAGCAAGTATTACAAACTACCCGGTGTCACTATTCCGGCAATTCATGCCTTGATGAACTTGCCAATTGCGGTTCCGATTAATTGGCTGTTCGATCGAATACCGGGATTCAATAAGATCGATTTTAACATGGAAACGCTGCGAAAATATTTTGGCGTTTTTGGACAACCCTTGATGATAGGTTTAATTCTCGGCGTGGGTATTGGTTTTTTATCTGGCTATGATCCCTATCAAGCTTTTGGTCTAGGCATCAATATGGCGGCAGCCATGATGCTGTTGCCCAAAATGACGCATTTATTTGTCGAGGGGTTAAAACCGATTTCAGAACAAGCCAGAAAGGTGACGGACAAGAAATTTAAGGGAAGAAAGATTCTGATTGGACTCGATCCGGCTGTTCTCTTAGGTGACGCGGCTGTTATTACAACGGCATTATTGATGGTGCCGATTTTGCTTGGACTTGCTGTCATTATACCCGGTAACAAGCTTTTACCTTTTGCTGACTTAGCTGCGCTACCCTATAAGGTAGCGATGGTTGTTGCTTTGACAAATGGGAATATATTCCGAAGCCTTATTTTATGTACTATTGCTTTTATTCCTTATTTTTACCTGGGAACATGGACAGCACCCATGGTTACGGCAGCTGCAACAGCGGTCGGATTAGGTGATAGTATTCCAGCGGGCATGATGATTAGTTCGCTGACAGGTACGACGATGCCTATTACCTTTATCATTTATAAAGTATTTGTGGGAAATCTCATGATTACTGTGCCAATATTATTAGGCGTGTTTTTCGCTATCTGGTTCTTTATGGAGAAAAAAGTGATGCCAAAAGTAGAGTTAAGAGATAGTATTTCAGGTTGAAAAGGTATTGAATAGGGTGTACTTTTCACGATACATGGATTTTTTATGGGCTAATTTATAAAAATGAGGAGGAGAATAAGATGGGGGAGTATATAAAAATACCGGCAGTTTTGATGCGGGGCGGAACAAGTAAAGGCGTATA encodes:
- a CDS encoding RidA family protein, which codes for MKKVVFSESAPKAIGPYSQAIKANGFLFISGQLPVFPATGEFAVGGIEGQTKQSLENLKAILVAESLSFDNVVKTTVFLKDMNDFVAMNNVYAKYFIKDCPARACIQVAKLPKDALVEIELVAVC
- a CDS encoding aconitate hydratase — translated: MGKNLFEKIIASHLVSGTMTPGSEVGIRIDQTLTQDALGTMAYLQFEAMGVSTVKTQSVSYVDHNTLQDGFENADDHRYLQTVADKHGILYSKAGNGICHQVHLERFSRPGITLIGSDSHTPTSGAVGMVAMGVGGMDVAVAMAGGAFFFSYPKVIRVNLYGELQPWVSAKDIILEMLRTLTTKGNVGTVVEYAGPGLAQLTVPERSTITNMGAELGVTTSIFPSDELTRTFFKAQGREDDWCELGPDKDAHYDRVIDIDLATLVPSVACPHSPDNVRTIRQIAGLKVDQVLIGSCTNSSYRDVMMVASMLKGKHIHPHVSLGIAPGSKQVLSMIAKNGALSDLVAAGARILESTCGFCVGCGQAPQTHAVSLRTNNRNFEGRSGTKDAQVYLVSPETAVAAALNGVVTDPRDLNLPYPKIVLPPIYDIDDSMIIKPSNDLVVDVYRGPNIGDPPKNTAMPTDLKAKVAIKVGDKITTDHIMPAGPFLKYRSNVPKYSNYVFYHMNPEFPAKCRNNREQGFASIIVAGLSYGQGSSREHAALCPMYLGVRVLLAKSAERIHSANLINFGILQLTFVDEADYDRIDVDDELTIDNIHEAVKQEIVIVRNVTKGLDMKTSCNLTPRQRDIVLSGGLLNYTSKAK
- a CDS encoding methyl-accepting chemotaxis protein, whose translation is MIQNTFKFRIIGLLVAFSFLSAAVIGGVSSYMNVSATKENIFSSNQTIATQISYEIERFMDDNAQLIKTLSLSPTAYSMDATKLGELLRIAQKNNPEFQTIYAMNAAGMQIAKTSSTTMNNKVNADYFKKGMADNLYFSDVYISAVSKTPTITISTPIKDPNGKILGVLAGDISLESIWKITERTKIGKSGYIDIVDSKGGLIAHPDKERVIKNESISQENYVQRVISGNNGNAETMSSVQIESLIAFSPIKTYNWGVITYLPTSEFTGNMKRALLIMAVLMLLAIIIAVATAIYVAGNMTKPLNRLVNAADKIAGGDLSQKIQVSGMLEINQLAVSLEKMREDLKNIIHEIMTSAGHVLSASEQLSTNTEQSAQATGMVADTITELAKGSDKQVSAIGTTSSVVEQVSGGIQKVSENANNMTVIADQAALAAQDGGKSVETVMKQMSVIEKTVTNSAESVMRLGQRSQKIGQIVETISGIAGQTNLLALNAAIEAARAGEQGRGFAVVAEEVRKLAEQSQGAAKQIAELIIEVQTETEKAVIAMNDGTQEVKVGSEVVHTAGQAFGKIVNLVEQVSGQVKDISAAMQQMASESEIIVDSIHDIDLVSKAASGHTQTVSATSEEQAASIEEISSASQALAKMAEELQDTVKKFKI
- a CDS encoding redoxin domain-containing protein, which codes for MAKLSVGDKMPNFKFNTAYETGKTIEAVLKGKVRTVFWVLRYIGCPTCRYDIHLMATRYQEFLDLDTQIFVVMQSDSANVKESLQDSGLPFEIICDTNMEIYRKLEIPATSCKEERMPTLPEDLAKLEEKRKRVKELGLVHGKYEGNEQQLPALFVTEEDGTVRYVHYAKNSIDMPTVDEMLTLLKEYN
- a CDS encoding PTS galactitol transporter subunit IIC, coding for MDLFIVFKSIIKAGPTVLLPIVIFLFAVCFRLSIGKAIQSALTVGAAFAGLKLVIEFLAKSLGPATKAMVTHMGVQLNVIDMGFATVAAIGWSSPIVPLMVLALLGTNIALLLLNKTNTLTVDIWNYHHALTVGTFVYFETDNVTVAVAAAACTGMFVYKMADWASPLVSKYYKLPGVTIPAIHALMNLPIAVPINWLFDRIPGFNKIDFNMETLRKYFGVFGQPLMIGLILGVGIGFLSGYDPYQAFGLGINMAAAMMLLPKMTHLFVEGLKPISEQARKVTDKKFKGRKILIGLDPAVLLGDAAVITTALLMVPILLGLAVIIPGNKLLPFADLAALPYKVAMVVALTNGNIFRSLILCTIAFIPYFYLGTWTAPMVTAAATAVGLGDSIPAGMMISSLTGTTMPITFIIYKVFVGNLMITVPILLGVFFAIWFFMEKKVMPKVELRDSISG
- a CDS encoding LysR family transcriptional regulator; its protein translation is MDDKDWIILKTIFEEKNITKAAERLYMSQPAITYRLKNLEKEFGANLVMRNPNGILVTPQGEYLLSYMKEMLIKLQKTKENIKNMENKVQGTLHLGCSSIYAHYELPRLLKGFLTRYPEVEISLKTGLSHKINRLIQKEEISLAIIRGDYVGHEEKHLLREEPICLVSKHPISFYNLPKQPRINYETDSTLQILIEKWWRQSFSCPPYISMEVDSMDTCRQMVIHGLGWAILPAIGLRQHDQLYTRELQWTNGTPLIRKTWLIYQATSLELSAVKAFVEYLTNYAAKTSNIEK